Within the Halorhabdus rudnickae genome, the region ACCGGTAACGCCACCACGCACGAACGGGTCGACGTGCCCGAGACGCCGATCCGACTCGATAATGGGGACTATTATCGGGTGTATTACGCAGGCACGATCTCTGATTCAGTTGACTACCACTTGATCAGACTTGCCGGGAACGGCTTGCTGGTGTTTCTGTTCCCACTACTCGGTCTAAAATTACTGTTTCGAGGGCCGAGACGGTTCGAGATCAACCATATCGGCGACTGAGGGTTTCGAATCGCCAACCGAAATCGTAAGTCTACGCCAGCCGTGCGAACGTCAGATACCCCGTGTGACCCACGCCAGCGGTCGAGGGGCGCGAGCCACGGTCGTCGAAGTCCATCTCCCGCTGGATCGTCTCCAGCGTCTCGATTTGGGAAAGACCGACTTCTCGGGCTGTCTCGACGACATCTTTGGAACTTTCGACGAACGGCGAGTAGACGGCGACGAACCCTCCGTCGGCCAGCAGGTCGGGTGCATGCTCGACCAGATCAGGTGCGTCGGCAGTATCGAGTGTCAGCACGTCGAAGGGATCCTCGTCCCGGAGGTCCTCAACATGCGCGGTCGCGTCGCCGGTCCGTACGTCGACAGTGTCGGTGACGCCGGCAAGTGCCATGTTTTCCCGAGCCACGTCGGCGAAGCCGTCGTCCTGTTCGTAGGTGACGACTGCCGCGCCCATGCGGCCCATGTATCCGGCGAGCACGCCCGTCCCGGTACCGACATCGAGAACACGGTCGCCGCCAGCGATTCCGGTGTGACCGACGATCAGGCCGATGTCCCGAGGCATCATCGGCGCGCCGGTCCGTTCGAAGTGCTCGAAGAGATCCGGGCCACGCAGCGCGCGCACCTCGAAGGCGGTCCCAAGATGGGTCTCCAGCGTGTCCCCCGGCGCGGCGTCCTTGGGAATTTCCAGAACACCCAGATCCGTCTCTAAGGTCTCACCGCGTTCGCGGAGGTACTCCCGTCCCTCACCGACGAGGAGGACGCTCACTCGAGGTTGGCGACCGCTGCCGCGAGGTCGCCGTCGGCGTCTTGGAGTGCCTCGCGGGCCGTCTCCTCGTCGACACCCGCCCGCTGGACGACCACGTCGACGTCCGCCTGGGCAATCCCGTCGTCGGTGTCGCTCGATACGTCGTCGCTCGCTGATCCAGCGCCTGCACTACGCTCGCGGGTTTCAGGCTGACCGACGATCTGGTAGGTCTGTTGCCCCTGGGCGTCCATGCGCTGGACCTCCGCGTCAGTAAAGACGAGTTCCTCGTCGGGGGTCTTGATAATGACCTCCTCGGCGTCGATATCCTCTAAGTCGATCCCCATCTGTTCCATCATCTGCTTCATTTTGCGGGGATCGAGACCCCCGCCGCCTCCTCCAAACATATCTCTCCCTGAGCAACGCGTAATCAAAAGCCTGGCGACGTGTCCCGGCTGGACCTGCCCGCTGGACTATTCCTCTGCGCCCTCGCGCACAGCGACGGCCATCCCCGTCTCGAAGTCGTCCATCGCCGTCGCCGGGAGTTCCGCCCGCCCGACGCCAACCAGCGTGTCGTCCTTCCGGACGATCAGTACCTCGTCGCCCTCCCGGATTGACGGGTCAGCCTCTCGGACGAACTTTGCGAATGCGTTGCGTCCCTCGCGGACGAACGGATCGCTCTCCTCGCCGACGACCACCCGAGAGGCCGGGGCGACGAGTTCATCCCGGAGGCGCCGACCGCCGGCGAGGCCAAGCGTGAACCGTCCGTCTCCACCCAACGTGACCAGTCGCCCCGCCGGGCCGTGGATCTGTCGGGGACGACCCGACTTCGAGCGCGTGATCGACAGGGCTGTACGGTCGGCGAACAGCGCCGGCCCGGCACCGGCACCGAACTGGTAGGATGCGATCCGTTCGAGGCGAGGCCACTCGTCCATCGCTTCCCGTTTGCCGGCCGAGAGGCATAACCGCTGCCATTCAGCAGGCCAACACCGGTCCACGAGGACGGCCGACGACGGCAATCGGGAGGGGGTACTGGACGATTTATGACTGCGCCGACGGTAGCGAGACGTATGTCAACAGATTCGACGAAGCAACTCGCGGGGTTTGCGTTGCTGCTCGTCTCGAGCGTCGTCATCCTCGCTGGGGGCATGACTGACCTCCTCCCTCTCGTCACGGGGAGTGTCGCCGCCCTGGGACTGGCCGCCGGCGCACTCCTCGTGGGAACGTCCGGCGAAGGCCGACCCGTATAGTCACAGCAGGAAGCGATCTGTATCCTCGCTCAGATCAGTGAACGACTCGGCGCGATCGATCAGTTCTTCGGATGTCGATTCGCCGAAGGCGTAGACCTCTACTTTGACACCCTCGTGTCTGACGTGTGAGACCAGCCGGGAGAAGTCGCCATCGCCCGTACAGAGGGCGATCGTATCGACGTGGGGAGCCAGCGAAACGGCGTCGAGGCTCATCCCGACGTCCCAGTCAGCTTTCTTGGACCCGTCGGCGAAGGTCTTGATGTCCTTGAGTTTGGTCTCGAAGCCGATATCGACCAGTGCCTCGAAAAAGCGCTCCTCGTCGTCAGCATCGGCCCGTACGACGTAGGCGATCGCTCGCGTCAACTGCCGGCCGTCGACCGCGGACGTGAGTAACGCCTCGTAGTCGATATTGCGCTGATAGATGCTCTGTGCGGTGTGATAGAGATTCTGGGAATCAGCCAGCACGGCAATTCGCTGGTCCGGATGGACGTCCGTCATTTGCTCTGGATCGGGCCGGCGCGAGGAAAGCGTTTGTGGCTAGCTGGCCGGCGGACTTCCCGACCAGCACCGTGGGTGTCATTGCGTGTCGTGAGTATCCGTTACATTAATAGGGTTATATAGTGAACATTGGGTGTGTTATACCATGTCGATGGGCGCCTATGACGAAGCGGAGCACGAACGCCGTGAGCGAAAGAACAGTTCGGTCGACGCGAGTTTCGACGACGACCGGTCGACTTATGATGGCAGCGTCGATTACGAGAGCGACGACTCTGCCGAGGACCTTCTGGAGACGTTCAAAGAGATACAGTCCGACTGAGTCCCAGAGACTGCTTTACCGAGCGCCCAAGCCCCGATAGTCACACCGACGATCAGCTTCGCAAGCGTACCTGCCTTACTCCCTGCCAGGAGTCGGCGGTGTATCGCGCTCTCTCCATGGACGCAGCCAGCGACGGCTCAGCCTCGTCGCTGCAGCCCAGAGTATCCAATGCCTCGATTGCCTCGCCGACCCACGAATCGGCGCGAGGTCGATCCCGCCGACAGTGATACCGTCGCCAGCGCCTGCCCACAGTCGGGGGACGAGGGCGTCGGCCAGGCCGGCCTCGACGAACGCCCGGATCTCGTCACGTCGGAGCGGGGCGAGGTTGTACGTGTCATCAAGCGGTTCCCTGGGACCCCGGCGTTCGTGATCCAGCACCTCCGCCGCCAGCGGACGCCAATCGAGACAACAGCCCGCACATCCCTCGCACTGGACGTCCATACATGGTTGACAGTCACACGGGGCAAAAACAGTGGGGCTACCCGGCCTCGAAGGTCCGGAGCGTCTCGACCGCACCCCGGCCGATCGGATGGTAGCGCAACTCGATGGTCGCCCCAGGGTAGATCCCGACGGTGATGCTGTCCCCCGGTTCGACAGCCGCCGACGGCCCGGAGGAGTCCCCGGCCCACCGGCCCGGTTCGTCCTGCTCGACGTCCGGATCCGAACGGAACCCCTCACCCCGCAGGACGAGACGACTCCGCGGGATCGCGTCCCCACCGGCGTGGATGATCGTCGCGGTCCGTCGTTCGCTTCCGTAGGTCGCCTCGAAGGTCGCCGTGGGCCGCGTCTCGACCGCTTCCGCGAGCGTATCGAGCGGGGCGACGGTCTCATTGGAGAGTCTCGGCACTGTGGCAGTCACGATCCCGACCCGACCCCGGCGCCCGACATCGATGTCCTCGAAGACAGTCCACGCCGCACCGCGAGTCAGTTCCGCGATCGGGTCCGTCTCGACGGTTGCTCCCGCCCGGAAGACGAACGCGAACGCGACCTTCGCTGCCCCCTCGGCGAACCGCCAGGTGGCGCCCGTCGCCTCGACGCGCTCGATCGGCGCCACGTCAGCGCCCGTCCGGGCCACGACGAGGTCACCACTGCCGAGGACCTCCACCAGGTCGGCGAACGTGGCATCAGTGGACGTGTATCGTTCCCGATCCCCGTCCCGTGCGTCGAGGACAGCCTCGACCACTTCGACCGTCCCGTCGCCGGCCCACGGCCCGACCACGATCGCGTCCGTCGAGACGGCCACGAGCGTCTCCCCGTCAACGTGTAGGGTGTAGGCTCCGTGAGAGCCGATCGAGCGGAAGTCAGCGTTGCCGAGCCGATCGACAACCCGATCGGGCCGGAACGACCCCTCAAAGACGACCGCGAAGTGACCGACCCAGGAAACTCCCGTGAAGTCGTCGAAAGACAGCCTGAGCAACTCGAGTGCCCGGTCGACCGCCGAAGCGAAGCGCGTCTCGACCGGCCGGGACACGACATCGGATCCGCACACGGCCCGGGGATCGACCCGCAGTAGGTTGAACCGCTCGACGGTCGCCAGTTCCGCCGGGGAGGGAATCCACGCCGCATAGCCGTCTCCCATGACCCCGGAAAGGTCCCCGCCGAGACAGCCCGTGGTCAGCGTCGCTCCCCCGACGCTGGCGAGACCCAGCCTTCGGAGTACCGTCCGGCGACGGTAGCCCATAACTGTCGACTCTCACCGGACGGAATTGAACGTTGTGGAAACGTCGGTTCCTTGCCACCGGCACCCGGCGAGTCTGGGCTGGGCGTCGAACGATCTGAACCGCCGTCGACCGGTCGGGATGGTCCAGTCGATCGGTACGGTTAACTGCCGGCATCCGTTCTCCGCGAGCGTGGATCCCTCCCGCATCGAGTCGGCATTCCCCGCGCCCTCCTATCGTGGCAACCAGGAGGACGCTCTCGGCCGGATCCGGGCTGCCTTCGAGGACGGCAACGATGTCGTGCTCGTTCGTGCGCCGACGGGTAGCGGTAAATCCCTCCTCGCCCGGGCGATCGCCGGCTGTGCCCGCCAGGGGAGTCAGGCCAGCGCCACCGACGCGATCGGGGCCTATTACACCACCCCGCAGGTCTCTCAGCTCGACGACGTGGCGAGCGACCCGCTGCTCTCGGACCTCTCGATCATCCGCGGGAAGTCCAATTACAAGTGCATCCTCTCGGGGGAGACCGACACGCCCGTCACGCAGGCCCCCTGCGCCCGCGAGCGGGAGTTCGACTGCCAGGTGAAACATCGGTGTCCGTACTTTTCCGATCGGTCGATCGCCGCCAACCAGTCGATCGCCGCGATGACGCTTGCGTATTTCATGCAAACGGCCGGCTCTGACGTCTTCGGCAAGCGTGACGTGGTCGTCATCGACGAGGCCCACGGCCTGGGCGAGTGGGCCGAGATGTACGCTGCGATCGATCTCGCCCCCGACACCGTCCCGGTCTGGGACGAACGCCCGCCGCCGGAAATCGACGGCGTCGAGACGGCCGCCGAGTACGCCGCCGGGCTATCCCGGGTCTGCGATCGGCGACTGACTGACCTCCGAGCGCAGGTCGAACTCGAACCCGAAGAGGCCGCCGAGCGCGACCGACTGGAGGAACTCCGATCCGATCTCCAGTGGTTTCAAGAGGCCGTCCGCGATCCGGACAGCCCGACGACGTGGGTCGTCGATCAGCCAGACGGCGAGGGAAGCCGGACGACGATCAAGCCATTGAACCCCGAACGCTTTCTTTCGCATACCGTCTGGGACCGCGGGAACAAGTTCGCGCTCCTCTCGGCGACGATCCTCAACAAGGATGCCTTCTGTGCGAGCGCCGGCCTCGATCCCGACCGAGTGGCGCTGGTCGACCTCGAACACACGTTCCCCGTCGAGAACCGTCCCCTGGTGGACGTCACGCAGGGAAAGATGACCTACGAGGAGCGCGAGACGACGATCCCGAAGATCGCCGAGACGCTCGTCTCTCTGATGGCCCGCCATCCCGGCGAATCCGGGCTGGTGCACTGTCACTCCTACGCGATCCAGGATGCTCTGGCCGACGAACTACGGGCGTGGGGCGTCGGCGAGCGCGTCCGAACCCACGACAGCGAAGACCGCGACGGGCAACTGGCAGCCTGGAAACGTAGTGACGAGCCGACGGTCTTTCTCTCGGTGAAGATGGAGGAAGCCCTGGATCTGGAGGGCGACCTCTGTCGGTGGCAACTGCTCTGTAAGGCCCCCTACCCCAACACGCGAGACTCCCGCGTGGCGCGCCGCCTGGAGAACGGCGACTGGGCGTGGTACTACCGGAGCGCGCTCCGGACGGTGATCCAGGCCTGTGGCCGGATCGTCCGCTCGCCCGAAGACCACGGCGTGACCTATCTCGCCGATTCGAGCCTACTGGACCTCTTCGATCGCGCCCGAGTGGACATGCCCGCGTGGTTCGAAGCGCAGGTCGACCGGATGGCACGTCCCACTCTGTCGACCCCGGAGCCCGACCCGGCATTGGCTGGACTGTCGGACAAACGATCGCGTCGCAGTTCGGGACGGTCCGATGCGAGCGGCTCCCGACGATCGAGTTCCCGCAGTTCCCGGCGCTCACGATCGGGATCGAACCCCGTCGCGGACGTTTGGGATACCGAATGACTTCGTCGTCGAACCCGTGACCACACCCTTTTTATACGGAACGGGTATAAAAGGAGGTATGACGGAACCGGTCGATTATCTCGAAGAACAGCTGCAGGCGAAAAACCTCTCGGCCCCCGAGACCGCGGTGGTACTTGGCTCCGGGCTGGGCGGGATGACCGACGAGATGGACATCGCGCTGTCAGTCTCTTACGAAGACGTCCCGGGGCTTGCAGCCTCGACCGTCGAGGGTCACGCAGGTCGCTTCGTCGTCGGGACGGTGGGCGACGTGAACGTCCTGGGGATGGACGGCCGCGTTCACTACTACGAAAGCGGCGACATGGATCCGATCGTGGCCCCGATCCGAACACTCGGAGAGCTTGGGTGTGAGCGGCTCCTCATCACCAACGCCGCGGGCGGTGTCAACCCGGCGTTCGATCCCGGCGACGTGATGCTCATCGATGACCACCTCAACCTGATGGGAACGAATCCGCTGCTGGGCAAGGCGGGACTGGGCGACGGTCCGATGTTCCCGGACTTGACCGACGCCTACAGCCCGGACCTGCTCGCGGAGGCCCGGGACCTTGCCGGTGATTCCGAACTCACGATCCACGACGGCGGCGTCTACGCGGGCATGATGGGTCCCAGTTACGAGACGCCGGCCGAGATCGAGATGCTCGACACCCTCGGTGCGGACGCCGTCGGGATGTCGACCGTCCCCGAGACGATCGTCGCCAATCAGCTGGGGATGGACGTCGTCGGGATGTCGACGATCACGAACTACGCTGCCGGCGTGGTCGGCGACCCGCTCTCCCACGAGGAGGTCGTCGAGACGATCGAGACGATCGAGGACGACCTCCGGACGTACGTCTCGACGCTGTTGCAGCGGTTCCCTGAACTCGATTGACGACCGTCACGGTCCTGGGAAGCGTCAGAACAGGCTCGAAGCCGCGTAGGCGAACGACGATCCGACCATCAGGACGACGAGGATGATGGCGAGGATCTGCTGTCGGTTCATGTCGGCGCTTGACGGGCCGAACGAATAGGTGTTGCCCTCTCTGTTCAGTCCACCCGCGCGTCCACGACGACGTGGACGACCCCCTCGCTATAGGTTTTCACGCGACGAGTGTCGAGAACCTCGACCGACCGACCGCGTTCGCCGGCTGCGGTCTCCAGCCGGTCGATCGGTCGCTCGAAGACCAGATCGGCAGGTGTCGCCTCGTGCAGATGCACGATACCCCCCTCTTCGAGCGCTTCCAGCGCGCTGTCGAGGTATTCGTGGGCGTCGTAATACCCCATCACGACCCGGTCGGCATCAACGCCCGCGACCACGTCCCGACAATCGGCTCGATAGGGCTGGATGCAGTCGGTCACGTCGTTGAGTCGGGCGTTCTCTAAGAGATACTGAAACGCCGTCGGGTTGCGTTCGACGGCCGTCACGTCCGCGCCGGCCCGGGCCATCGGCAGCGTAAAGTAGCCGATTCCGGCGAACATATCGAGGACCGTTTCGCCCTCGCTGCTCGCGGGTCGTTCCTTCCCGCTCGCACTGTCCGTCGTCTTGCTTCGCTCGACGACGCGCCCCATGTGCGCTCGCTCCTCCTTGTTCCCGGGCGAGAACATGACCTCGGCGAGATCCATCGCGTAGCGGGTCCCGTGCTCGGTGTGGATCGTCTCCGTGTCGCCCTCGCCCGCCAGTACTGACACGTCGGGTTCGCGATGTTCCCCGGCGATACCGTGACGTTCGAGCACAGTGTCGGCCTCGCCGTGGAGATCGAGTAGTGCCTGGCCAACGTCGTCCGGGCGCGGCGCGTCACCGATCTCGACGAGCACGACGGTGCCGATAACGGCCCACGACGACGGCGCGCGGTCGATCTCGTTGTCACTCCAGCCGCGCTCGCGGAGGTGATCAGCCAGCGTTCGCAATCGCGGCTCGCCGATCTGTCGGACAATTTCCCGGATCTCGACAGTCTCGGGGACAGCCGTCACGGGGAGCGAGACGCCACCCTCGCCGTAGGCCCGGACGCTGCGGTCGGCATCGTAGACGCCTTCGTCCTGTAATGCGTCGATGGCTTGCTGGGCGCGGGACTGTTCGACGACGACGGCGAGTTCTCCCTCGGCGTCGCCAGTGAGAACCGCGGAGCCGTCACTCTCCTCGTCCGAAATCAAGCTGTCGTCACGCATCGTCGCCCTCGTCACCGTCGTCACCCGGCAGTACGTGCAATCCAGCCCGCGATTTCAACACCGGGACAACCTCGGCCTCGGTGTCCAGATAGTCCGGCCGCGGGATCGACTTCGTCTCGTAGGTCTCGGGGTCAAGCACCTGGACGGCGTGGTCGTCCTCGATCGCCACCAGCGTCGTCTCGACGCCGTCCTCGCGGTCGCCCAGCCGCCGGGCCTCGGGTGCATCGCCGTCCTCGAAACTCGCTTCGTAGGCCGCGCCAGTCGAAAGTCGTGTGCCCTTGAGATTCCCCTGGACGCTCCGGACCAACACTGGTCCCTCATCGTCCTCTGGATCGATGACCTCGCCCGGAGAGAAGGGTGGCAACCGGACCGCGTACGTCACCCGGTAGACTTTCTCGCCGTCCTCGTCCTCGGTGATGAGCCGTTCGGAATCCGAGAAGGAACCGCCGAACTCAGCGACCAGACGCTGGGCGATCTTCTGGCCGATTTTCGTCGTCGATACCTTGATGTTCAGTCCACCGTCGACCGACCCGACGTCGGTGACGAACGCATCACGATCGCCTGTCGCCTCCATCTCGGCGACAATCTCACGGGCGATCGCCTCGGCGCGCTCCTCCTCTTCGTCAGTGGGCGTTCGGTCGACGGCCCGGATCTGGACCGTACTGGCGAAGGAGCCCCCGGCGATGCGGCCACACCGCTGGCAGGTCTCCCTGGCGATTTTCACGGGGACGACGACCTCCTCGGTGAGAGGCGTCCCGCGAACGACGCCCGAAAACGTCGCGTGCATCCGGATCGTGTTGCGGTCGACCTGTTCGGGCGCGACCTGCCAGGCGACGTCCGTGGCGTCGACGTGGACGCCCAGCGCCTCGCTGGTCACGTCGACAGCGACGTCGGTGTAGTCCTCGGCACCCACGTCGACCCAGCGGTTGCCTCGGTGGACGGCTCCACACTGCGAACAGACCCGCACCTCGATCCGGTCGGGCGCGTCCACGAGGGCGAACTCCTCGAAGTAACAGGCGTCACAGAGCACGCTATCCGGATCGCGAGCCTCCGGATGGGCCGGCCGCTCTCCGGGATCGCTCTCGATAGGATCGCCACAGCGCGGACAGAACGCACCCGAACGCGTCATTGCGATTCCGTAGGGGGCAGGTTCCTAAAAGCGGCGCGGGTTTCGATCGGAGCGGATCGTTAATCATCCCTCGAGAGTTCTTCGCCTGTCGGGCCGTCATTCACGATTGCCCGAGGTATTCATTTCTACGCTACTGTGGTCGACAAGCAGGTACCGATCTTGCTCCTCAAACCAAGACAGATACGGAGATTATCAGTGCAATTGCTACCAGAACACTGGCCAGAGTTCCGACGAAGAAGCACTCGGCGAACGCGCGCTTCTTCAGTTCTTCGAAACGATCGATCGACTTGACGGCCACGACGAGCGCTACCGATTCCCAGTGGCCAGCCATACCGAGGAGGAACATCCACCGCACCAGGCTCCCGATGCGGGAACGCGCCTCTAGATCGTCCTCCGCTGACTCGGGTCCGTCGGGAGAACGCCACGGACGATGATATTCCTGCCTTCGTGAGCGAAGACGAACCCGGAGAGATACACCGCTCGGAGGTCATCTCGAATTATGGATAGAGAAGCCACACCGCCGAGAGCAGTCACTACCGGTGCGTCCGTCTATGCCGAGAAGGCGATCGGAGACCAGCCAACGAGGAGGACCTGAAGGTGAGCCCTATAGTCCCGAGAATGGGTGAGCGGACGCGAACTCCTGATTCCGTACCCGAGCCGAGACGGTGTCGATAAGGAATGAAAGTGCGAACGAACAAGCCGATCAGCCGTTCTACGGTTCTGACCCGAATATATAAAATAAAAATACATTATATTTAACCTATAATACCATCAGAAATACTTATTGAATGAGTTTTTTGAGCTAGTCGTGACCTCCAACGATAGCAGCAGAGTGCGACGTCGAACTGTGTTGGGAAGTATCGGCAGTATGGTCGGAGGCATGACTATCTCCACCGGTCTGTCGACAGCGAAAAGCGGTATCGACAGACAGTTCGTCGGAAAATCGTACGGGCCCATGACAGACAAGGAACAGGGAGACGCAACGGCGATACTTAACCACACGCCTGTGGGACTGAAAGGAAAACTCCATGTCGCCGGATTCAACATTCCGTTGGGTAAATCTGACCGGCTAAGTGACGAGACAGATCACCCGGAAGTAGAGACGTTCTCGTTCGTTACAGACGATGATCGGTTTGCTGTCACGGAAGAAGATGAAAAAATCCCGCTCAGAGTTCGAATCGATATGCTGGGCAGTCGTGTTACCGGTACGATCACGCGACCGAGTCCCAAATACGGGTCAGTGGCGTTCTCTCTGAACCCAACAGACGAAGGGTTCTCACATAGCGACCTCAGAGGTGTGCTTCATCCTGAACGCGTTAGCACACAGTCCGTCAGGCCGGACGAAATATCGATCCCATCTGAAGGAGTTCCGACCGACAACAGTATTCGAAATGCTCCAGCCGCTGAGAATACATCCACAGCAGAGAACAGTGTCGGGACCTCAGACTACATCACTCCCCCAGGGGGCGGCGGAGATAACGACGACGATGTTGGGTTCCTTGACGCTGACAACACCCCCACCTGGGGGGGTGAAAGGACACATACGTTCGAAGATCGTTGTGGAGAGGACTCAACTAGTATGAGCTGGACGTACGAATTTGGCACTTCGGCAGATGTTCGATACAATACGGACGGGACGATCGCAACCGATTACGATGAGATCGCGGCCCTCGGTGGTTTCAAACGATATCAGATGCAGGCACATTTTAGCGAAGTACCCGACCGTATGCTTCTCCCCTGTGATCAAGACATGGAAGAGGGAATGCCTTACCAGACGAACGTTGAATTCTGGGCTCGACAAAAAGGTTCGACGGAACAAAACGAGGCAGCACTCTCGGAGCCCCAGCCGGACGAGAAGGATAACTCCCCGAACCCCGGCGACGGAATCCTTGATCTTGGACTCGACATCGTCAACAGTGTTAGCGGGGTGTACGGCTCCGTCGCGAGTACGGTTATCAAATATGCGCTGAACGACAGTTCAGGTAGCGGGATAGAGGTAGATCATAATCGTCTTGGCGACCAAGAGGAGTATCATTGGATGTTGCCTCTAGACGGTGGCCCCGAAGATGATACCGAGGGTAACCGGTATTTCCCCGATCACACGGAAAACGTTGCAGGCGCAAGCTTCCACGTGGAAAACGGTCTGCCACCCGGTTACACGGCAGAGTTAGAAACACGATCACAATTCGAGTTCGCGTATATCGATTATCTGGGTGGCTGTCCTTGCCCAAGTTTCTCGACAGCCCTGAAGACAACAAAGA harbors:
- a CDS encoding 50S ribosomal protein L11 methyltransferase — its product is MSVLLVGEGREYLRERGETLETDLGVLEIPKDAAPGDTLETHLGTAFEVRALRGPDLFEHFERTGAPMMPRDIGLIVGHTGIAGGDRVLDVGTGTGVLAGYMGRMGAAVVTYEQDDGFADVARENMALAGVTDTVDVRTGDATAHVEDLRDEDPFDVLTLDTADAPDLVEHAPDLLADGGFVAVYSPFVESSKDVVETAREVGLSQIETLETIQREMDFDDRGSRPSTAGVGHTGYLTFARLA
- a CDS encoding nascent polypeptide-associated complex protein, producing MFGGGGGGLDPRKMKQMMEQMGIDLEDIDAEEVIIKTPDEELVFTDAEVQRMDAQGQQTYQIVGQPETRERSAGAGSASDDVSSDTDDGIAQADVDVVVQRAGVDEETAREALQDADGDLAAAVANLE
- a CDS encoding PUA domain-containing protein, with the protein product MDEWPRLERIASYQFGAGAGPALFADRTALSITRSKSGRPRQIHGPAGRLVTLGGDGRFTLGLAGGRRLRDELVAPASRVVVGEESDPFVREGRNAFAKFVREADPSIREGDEVLIVRKDDTLVGVGRAELPATAMDDFETGMAVAVREGAEE
- a CDS encoding LabA-like NYN domain-containing protein; protein product: MTDVHPDQRIAVLADSQNLYHTAQSIYQRNIDYEALLTSAVDGRQLTRAIAYVVRADADDEERFFEALVDIGFETKLKDIKTFADGSKKADWDVGMSLDAVSLAPHVDTIALCTGDGDFSRLVSHVRHEGVKVEVYAFGESTSEELIDRAESFTDLSEDTDRFLL
- a CDS encoding DUF5786 family protein, coding for MSMGAYDEAEHERRERKNSSVDASFDDDRSTYDGSVDYESDDSAEDLLETFKEIQSD
- a CDS encoding helicase C-terminal domain-containing protein: MDPSRIESAFPAPSYRGNQEDALGRIRAAFEDGNDVVLVRAPTGSGKSLLARAIAGCARQGSQASATDAIGAYYTTPQVSQLDDVASDPLLSDLSIIRGKSNYKCILSGETDTPVTQAPCAREREFDCQVKHRCPYFSDRSIAANQSIAAMTLAYFMQTAGSDVFGKRDVVVIDEAHGLGEWAEMYAAIDLAPDTVPVWDERPPPEIDGVETAAEYAAGLSRVCDRRLTDLRAQVELEPEEAAERDRLEELRSDLQWFQEAVRDPDSPTTWVVDQPDGEGSRTTIKPLNPERFLSHTVWDRGNKFALLSATILNKDAFCASAGLDPDRVALVDLEHTFPVENRPLVDVTQGKMTYEERETTIPKIAETLVSLMARHPGESGLVHCHSYAIQDALADELRAWGVGERVRTHDSEDRDGQLAAWKRSDEPTVFLSVKMEEALDLEGDLCRWQLLCKAPYPNTRDSRVARRLENGDWAWYYRSALRTVIQACGRIVRSPEDHGVTYLADSSLLDLFDRARVDMPAWFEAQVDRMARPTLSTPEPDPALAGLSDKRSRRSSGRSDASGSRRSSSRSSRRSRSGSNPVADVWDTE
- a CDS encoding purine-nucleoside phosphorylase, giving the protein MTEPVDYLEEQLQAKNLSAPETAVVLGSGLGGMTDEMDIALSVSYEDVPGLAASTVEGHAGRFVVGTVGDVNVLGMDGRVHYYESGDMDPIVAPIRTLGELGCERLLITNAAGGVNPAFDPGDVMLIDDHLNLMGTNPLLGKAGLGDGPMFPDLTDAYSPDLLAEARDLAGDSELTIHDGGVYAGMMGPSYETPAEIEMLDTLGADAVGMSTVPETIVANQLGMDVVGMSTITNYAAGVVGDPLSHEEVVETIETIEDDLRTYVSTLLQRFPELD
- a CDS encoding class I SAM-dependent methyltransferase produces the protein MRDDSLISDEESDGSAVLTGDAEGELAVVVEQSRAQQAIDALQDEGVYDADRSVRAYGEGGVSLPVTAVPETVEIREIVRQIGEPRLRTLADHLRERGWSDNEIDRAPSSWAVIGTVVLVEIGDAPRPDDVGQALLDLHGEADTVLERHGIAGEHREPDVSVLAGEGDTETIHTEHGTRYAMDLAEVMFSPGNKEERAHMGRVVERSKTTDSASGKERPASSEGETVLDMFAGIGYFTLPMARAGADVTAVERNPTAFQYLLENARLNDVTDCIQPYRADCRDVVAGVDADRVVMGYYDAHEYLDSALEALEEGGIVHLHEATPADLVFERPIDRLETAAGERGRSVEVLDTRRVKTYSEGVVHVVVDARVD
- a CDS encoding 60S ribosomal export protein NMD3, whose product is MTRSGAFCPRCGDPIESDPGERPAHPEARDPDSVLCDACYFEEFALVDAPDRIEVRVCSQCGAVHRGNRWVDVGAEDYTDVAVDVTSEALGVHVDATDVAWQVAPEQVDRNTIRMHATFSGVVRGTPLTEEVVVPVKIARETCQRCGRIAGGSFASTVQIRAVDRTPTDEEEERAEAIAREIVAEMEATGDRDAFVTDVGSVDGGLNIKVSTTKIGQKIAQRLVAEFGGSFSDSERLITEDEDGEKVYRVTYAVRLPPFSPGEVIDPEDDEGPVLVRSVQGNLKGTRLSTGAAYEASFEDGDAPEARRLGDREDGVETTLVAIEDDHAVQVLDPETYETKSIPRPDYLDTEAEVVPVLKSRAGLHVLPGDDGDEGDDA